TGAACTCATCTTCATCAAGAGCACCCGAAAGTCGCCGTTCTACCTGACCGCGAAATTGCTCAACACGTGTGCTTACCAGCCGGTGATCAAACTCATCATAACGATACATGGGTCTCTACTCCCGTGCCTGCTTACCAAGATCAAGACGGGTGGTGGGTCCCGCCATACGGATTTGCTCGCGCACACTTACCGGCACGAAACACCCGTTTTGTTCCACCACAGCGAACAAATAGGGTTCCACCACCTCACGAGCCTCTACAGAGGGCATAGCACGGGCCAGCAAAGCCTCTCCCTCATCACGGCCTTTGCTGACGGCACCCTCTTCAAGAACTTCCGTCCATGTGCCCTCAGACGTCAGATAAACGACTTCCCCATCCCGAAGGCGATTGGCGGTCACCATTTGAAGGTGAACATGTTTACTGGCGTGTTGAACCATGGGGTTACTTTAGCGCCTTCTGTGGTGGTGCTATAGGGCTTATAGCATATTTCATAGTATATTTGTGTGAAAATGTAGTTTTTACATTTAATAAATGTTTTATTAATCCCTTACGATCCTGAGAAATAATTTTCAACAGGGGGAGGGTTTTCCCGTACTCTTACCTTCATGACTGATCCGTTCTGGAAGAGTAAAACACTGGGAGAGATGACTCCGCAGGAGTGGGAATCTCTATGCGATGGATGTGGGCGGTGTTGCCTTGTCAAGTTGGAGGACGAAGATTCGGGAGAATATTACTACACTGACGTAGCGTGCCGTCTTTTGGACCAAAGTAATTGCCGATGCACCCGCTATGCCGAGCGCACCCGTCTGGTTAAGGAGTGTATTGCCTTAACTCCTGATACCGTAACGGATCTGTTCTGGATGCCTCGTACGTGTGCCTATCGGTTGATAGCGGAAGGGCGTGATTTATATTGGTGGCATCCGCTGGTATCAGGAGACAGCAAGACGGTTCACGAAGCGGGTGTTTCTATTCGTGGTCAGGTAGTGGAAGAAAGAAGTGTTCCTGATGAGGCGCTTGAAGATCATATTGTAGAATGGCCTTCTGAGGATTATGTAGATCTCAAAGAGGGTAATAATCAACTACGGCCAAAAAATTAAAAAAGACTTAAACCGGAACCATGACTTGATTTACCAAGTAGCCATGGCATCATAGAGAGATTGAAATTTAGAAATCCGGATGTTCATGTCGCCCTTTAATTTTGACCTTCACCATCTCCCTCCAAAAGCAGAAAAAATGCGTGCGGAGGTACGCTCGTTTCTTGATGAATGGGGATTACAGAAAACGCCTCTTGCGGTGCGGGCAGAAACATGGATGGGGTATGATGCCGATTTTAGTCGGGCTATGGGCGAGCAGGGCTGGATTGGAATGTGCTGGCCCAAAAAATATGGCGGTCATGAACGTTCCGCCTTTGAGCGCTATGTAGTACTTGAAGAAATGTTAGCCGCCGGAGCGCCGGTAGGAGCACATTGGGTCGCCGACAGGCAGAGCGGTCCTTTGTTGCTTCGCTTTGGTAGTGAGCATCAACGGCAAACTCTTATGCCCGCTATTGCTAAAGGGGAACTCTTTTTTAGTATTGGTATGAGTGAGCCGGACTCAGGCTCTGATTTAGCCTCGGTGCGCACCCGTGCCACTCCCGTTGAGGGGGGCTATGAGGTAACGGGAACAAAACTCTGGTCTTCTAATGCTCACCGCACCCATTATATGATAGCCCTTGTGCGCACGGCTCACGATGAAGACAATCGTCATGCCGGTTTGACTCAGTTGCTGATAGATTTGTCATCATCGGGCATTACCATTCGTCCTATCACGGATCTTGCCGGACAAACTCATTTTAATGAGGTGGTGTTTGAGGAAGCCTTTGTGCCTTCCGCCAATGTTATTGGCAAGGAAGGGGAAGGGTGGGATCAGGTACGCGCCGAACTGGCCTATGAACGCTCGGGACCGGAGCGTTATTTGTCTAGTGCTCTCCTGTTAGCGGAAATGGTACGCCGCTATGCAGATAAGGGACAGGGCAATGTTGCCGATACGGAAGCCGCAGCCCTTGGTCGTCAAATTGCTCACATGGCAACCCTGCGCCATATGTCTGTTTCTGTGGCAGGCATGCTTGAATCCGGGCAAAAACCTGATCTTGAAGCCGCTGTAGTTAAAGACCTCGGCGCTGTGTTTGAGCAGCAACTACCCCAGTTTGCCCACGATATGATGCCCGTTGAGCCATTACCCGGTGTGCAGGATGATTTAAATTTCAATAATGAGAATGAATATGCGCAAGCGCTGGGTTATCTTACTCAGGTGACGCCGTCTTTTTCTTTGCGGGGCGGCACTCGTGAGATATTGCGCGGTATTATCGCCCGTGGCCTTGGGTTGCGATAACGTCCATGACTGGCAACAACCGCAATAATGGTGATGTACAACGTATCTTGTCGGATACCATAAGCCGCTTGCTGGCTGATCATGTAAGTGACCGCGTACGCCATGAGGCGGAGCAGGGGCAGTTTCCGACGACCACATGGCAAGCACTGGTTGAGGCAGGCTTGATGGACGTTCTGGTATTTGAGGGTGCAAGCACCCCCACAACAGGATGGCCGGAGGCCTCCTTGTTGATGCGCTCGGCGGGAGCTTTTGGGATACCGGCTCCTTTTGTGGAAACAATTATAGCGCGGTGGATACTCTCTTCGGCAGGGCTTGATGCGCCGGATACCCCATTAACAATAGCAGGCTTGTCAGGAGCAGGGGCAGGGCTCGTGCTTGACGGAACAAAAGGCAGTTTCACCGTTTCAGGAACCCTGTCACGGGTACCATGGGGACGGGATGCAGAAGCTGTGGTGACAGTGGTGATAAAGGAGGGGGTGCCTTATGCTGTGTGTGCGCCTGTAGCGCAATCCCATGTGACCCATAGTGTTAATCTGGCTCGCGAGCCACGTGATAATCTTTCCTTT
The DNA window shown above is from Parvularculales bacterium and carries:
- a CDS encoding acyl-CoA dehydrogenase family protein; translation: MSPFNFDLHHLPPKAEKMRAEVRSFLDEWGLQKTPLAVRAETWMGYDADFSRAMGEQGWIGMCWPKKYGGHERSAFERYVVLEEMLAAGAPVGAHWVADRQSGPLLLRFGSEHQRQTLMPAIAKGELFFSIGMSEPDSGSDLASVRTRATPVEGGYEVTGTKLWSSNAHRTHYMIALVRTAHDEDNRHAGLTQLLIDLSSSGITIRPITDLAGQTHFNEVVFEEAFVPSANVIGKEGEGWDQVRAELAYERSGPERYLSSALLLAEMVRRYADKGQGNVADTEAAALGRQIAHMATLRHMSVSVAGMLESGQKPDLEAAVVKDLGAVFEQQLPQFAHDMMPVEPLPGVQDDLNFNNENEYAQALGYLTQVTPSFSLRGGTREILRGIIARGLGLR
- a CDS encoding DUF2849 domain-containing protein — protein: MVQHASKHVHLQMVTANRLRDGEVVYLTSEGTWTEVLEEGAVSKGRDEGEALLARAMPSVEAREVVEPYLFAVVEQNGCFVPVSVREQIRMAGPTTRLDLGKQARE
- a CDS encoding YcgN family cysteine cluster protein — encoded protein: MTDPFWKSKTLGEMTPQEWESLCDGCGRCCLVKLEDEDSGEYYYTDVACRLLDQSNCRCTRYAERTRLVKECIALTPDTVTDLFWMPRTCAYRLIAEGRDLYWWHPLVSGDSKTVHEAGVSIRGQVVEERSVPDEALEDHIVEWPSEDYVDLKEGNNQLRPKN